In Archangium violaceum, the following are encoded in one genomic region:
- a CDS encoding WbuC family cupin fold metalloprotein, producing the protein MSSSSRRALDAPEGELVVLSRSLVEQATEVSRTSPRRRIILPFHKTEAETLHRMLNVIQPDSYVRPHRHLEPPKSEAWVVLRGAVAFFTFEEDGRVRDCLALEAGGEHFGVDLAPGIFHGLVALAPDTVLYEVKNGPYAPANDKSFAPWAPAEGTPEATSYLARLSEEFRRRYP; encoded by the coding sequence ATGAGCTCTTCTTCCCGACGCGCCCTGGATGCACCCGAGGGTGAGCTGGTGGTCCTCTCCCGCTCGCTCGTCGAGCAGGCCACCGAGGTCTCCCGGACGAGTCCCCGCCGGCGCATCATCCTGCCCTTCCACAAGACCGAGGCCGAGACGCTGCACCGGATGCTCAACGTCATCCAACCGGACAGCTATGTGCGGCCCCACCGGCACCTGGAGCCGCCGAAGTCGGAGGCCTGGGTGGTGCTGCGGGGCGCGGTCGCCTTCTTCACCTTCGAGGAGGATGGCCGCGTGCGCGACTGCCTGGCGCTGGAGGCCGGCGGCGAGCACTTCGGCGTGGACCTGGCCCCGGGCATCTTCCATGGCCTCGTGGCGCTCGCGCCGGACACGGTCCTCTACGAGGTGAAGAACGGGCCCTACGCACCGGCCAATGACAAGTCTTTCGCGCCCTGGGCGCCCGCGGAGGGCACCCCAGAGGCCACGAGCTACCTGGCCCGGCTGAGCGAGGAGTTCCGGCGGCGCTACCCGTAA
- a CDS encoding Dyp-type peroxidase, with product MKQPLETHDIQALAFAGYGELRRARYIFLRLEDAARAKKWLRDIASEEVTTQKALEMRKAKGEKKRHALHVAFSASGLRSLGLSEQVLGSFLPEFVAGMAEEYRARALGDTGSSAPEKWQFGGPDARGERDIHLVLMLFTHGNLDQSGSMDAYHLRHRQRYEAHGLREVFIQDACLLPMVRDDGTEDGSREAFGYRDGMTQPTLEGTHHKPGQSAPLKAGEFILGYENEYGQLPFTPVVPAEQDPQGLLPVLDVKGSSAKDLGRNGSYLVIRKLRQDVDAFERFLSEHCHDPEDPEGDAARKELLAAKMMGRWRSGAPLSLCPEKDDPGLGKDPARNNDFCFESDPKGLRCPLNSHVRRSNPRDGLIPGDPKESLKISNRHQLLRRGRPYKDPDGEQGLMFLALNANIRRQFEFVQQTWMNNPKFGGHYDSRDPIAGDNHDPAVEGSDPKAYSVTIPGEPVRQRITGLPRFVHTRGGGYFFLPGIQALRFLAS from the coding sequence ATGAAGCAACCACTCGAAACACATGACATCCAGGCGCTCGCCTTCGCGGGTTATGGCGAGCTCCGGCGCGCGCGCTACATCTTCCTGCGTCTGGAGGACGCGGCGCGGGCGAAGAAGTGGCTGAGGGACATCGCCTCGGAAGAGGTGACCACCCAGAAGGCCCTCGAGATGCGCAAGGCGAAGGGGGAGAAGAAGCGCCATGCGCTGCACGTCGCCTTCTCCGCGAGCGGCCTGCGGAGCCTCGGGTTGAGCGAGCAGGTGCTGGGCTCCTTCCTGCCCGAGTTCGTGGCGGGCATGGCCGAGGAGTACCGTGCCCGCGCCCTCGGTGACACGGGCTCGAGCGCGCCGGAGAAGTGGCAGTTCGGCGGTCCCGACGCGCGAGGGGAGCGGGACATCCACCTCGTCCTCATGCTCTTCACCCATGGGAACCTGGACCAGTCGGGGTCGATGGACGCCTACCACCTGCGTCATCGCCAGCGGTACGAGGCGCACGGCCTGCGCGAGGTCTTCATCCAGGACGCCTGCCTGTTGCCGATGGTCCGCGACGATGGCACCGAGGACGGCTCCCGCGAGGCGTTCGGCTACCGGGATGGCATGACCCAGCCCACCCTTGAGGGCACCCATCACAAGCCCGGGCAGAGCGCGCCCCTCAAGGCCGGGGAGTTCATCCTCGGCTACGAGAACGAGTACGGGCAGCTGCCCTTCACACCCGTCGTGCCCGCCGAGCAGGATCCCCAGGGCCTGCTGCCCGTGCTCGACGTCAAGGGCTCCTCGGCGAAGGACCTGGGGCGCAATGGCTCCTACCTGGTCATCCGCAAGCTGCGGCAGGACGTGGACGCCTTCGAGCGCTTCCTGTCCGAGCACTGCCATGACCCCGAGGATCCGGAGGGGGACGCCGCGCGCAAGGAACTGCTGGCGGCCAAGATGATGGGGCGCTGGCGCAGTGGCGCGCCGCTGTCGCTGTGCCCGGAGAAGGATGACCCGGGGCTCGGCAAGGACCCCGCGCGCAACAACGACTTCTGCTTCGAGTCGGACCCGAAGGGGCTGCGCTGCCCCCTCAACTCACACGTCCGCCGGAGCAACCCGCGCGACGGGCTCATCCCCGGAGACCCGAAGGAGTCGCTGAAGATCTCCAACCGCCACCAGCTCCTGCGGCGTGGCCGGCCCTACAAGGACCCGGATGGCGAGCAGGGGCTGATGTTCCTCGCGCTCAACGCCAACATCCGGCGCCAGTTCGAGTTCGTCCAGCAGACGTGGATGAACAACCCGAAGTTCGGCGGGCACTACGACAGCAGGGATCCCATCGCCGGGGACAACCATGACCCGGCGGTGGAGGGGAGCGATCCCAAGGCCTATTCGGTGACCATCCCCGGGGAGCCGGTGCGCCAGCGCATCACCGGGCTACCCCGTTTCGTCCACACGCGAGGCGGCGGTTACTTCTTCCTGCCGGGAATCCAGGCGCTGCGCTTCCTGGCCTCGTGA
- a CDS encoding protein kinase domain-containing protein, whose product MRDETGHSKEASQVDDVDFDDSFLKEVAQQPPPFRKPANGERLGGSDGRRFEILAELGGGAMGRVFRARDEELQRVVALKFLLPREGRGDRWMMTLLRQEARAIAQLDHENIVRIFDVSEWVGEPWESRIPFLIMECLEGESLAALLHREKRLGVRRALDIMIAVAAGLQHAHERHIVHRDLKPSNVYLGKQGTVKLLDFGLAWLTSGVAPGQYMPSAGTPPYMSPEQWRGEKQDERTDIWSAGVMLYEMLTDELLYPSATLEELRAKVVSPEPVPSVRERHPEVPEEVAALIAEALVKDPRRRLRSATELRDRLRRLEERLGPWREEPRSLAPQRRPVTLVSCRLVGLVGLAGMLDPEDFSELEAAFQKRCSEIIQGHGGSITTCLGDEVLACFGYPVAREEDSEHAVRAGLELIGSLADELRERLAHPFLRSLAVQVGIHTELVVFDDILPELRGRTPTIQGEAPRIASWLARRAEPGTVVLSHTTHTLVQRGFESEAIGASTFEGLSGARHMEAWRVTHARKTVFRFDRALVSGALSPLVGRQRELSQLLGRWEAAREGRGSFVLVTGEAGIGKSRLVQELRQRVSPATSIQLRCQCWSQFTNSAFHPIIDMLQHLFRLDPEGSPRDNLTRLEASLGAFGMTSEHMALIAAFLSLPVKENLPVLQLSPDRQKERTIEALAALLLRMARERPVFGVVEDLHWADPSTLELLGHVLGRVDGSRVLLVLSARPGFQHTWPFQERLLSLSLDRLPARLTATLVQEAAGGLELSGEQVHQLVAKTDGIPLFVEEMTRMVVEGGTLSSIPVTLHELLLARLDRLPERRKALAQVCAVVGRDFSHALLATLTRRDASELVEDLDALVAAGLLQREEEGDGPSYHFRHALLQDAAYQSLLRNTRRQHHRRIAQALVEQFPEVVETQPELLAHHYTEAGEYEPAIRSWMQAGMRASLHSANQEAVSHLRQALKLLRSLPDAGQRIQQELQLLIALGIPLSAVQGYRSPEVKQTYVRARELFGLVGDALPDLGLSYWGPYAYYFARAEYRLSHELAEQLVGLGSRQHNQELLALGYRMMATDFFIWGRMNDAREFVERAVACANFTLAQHRELAVRHWVDPKSMALSHASVVHSVLGQPERARRYCDEALALAERIGHAHTRAYVLLYAAVSCQLRHDARGTLELAEECHALSREHWFRLWLVWSGLLRGWARAELGLPEKGLEQMREWLGKWRTAGLRAGMPHHLGLLAEVHLRLGHPHEALLSVHEGLKWGEAVGERFYEAELHRIGAEAQRSLGHEEEAHGCFLEAVRVAREQGAGGYERHALLAMGRSPAEPGPGAETPRPV is encoded by the coding sequence ATGCGAGACGAGACCGGTCACAGCAAGGAAGCGTCCCAGGTCGATGACGTGGACTTCGACGATTCCTTCCTGAAGGAGGTGGCGCAGCAGCCACCGCCCTTCCGCAAGCCGGCCAACGGGGAGCGGCTGGGGGGCTCGGATGGCCGCCGGTTCGAAATCCTCGCGGAGCTGGGCGGTGGGGCCATGGGCCGGGTCTTCCGCGCGCGCGACGAGGAGCTGCAGCGCGTGGTGGCCCTCAAGTTCCTCCTCCCGCGCGAGGGCCGGGGCGACCGCTGGATGATGACCCTGCTGCGCCAGGAGGCCCGGGCCATCGCGCAGCTCGACCACGAGAACATCGTCCGCATCTTCGACGTGTCCGAGTGGGTGGGGGAGCCCTGGGAGTCGCGCATTCCCTTCCTCATCATGGAGTGCCTGGAGGGCGAGTCGCTCGCCGCGCTGCTCCACCGGGAGAAGCGGCTCGGCGTGCGGCGCGCGCTCGACATCATGATCGCCGTGGCCGCGGGGCTGCAGCACGCGCACGAGCGCCACATCGTCCACCGCGACCTCAAGCCCAGCAACGTCTACCTGGGCAAGCAGGGCACGGTGAAGTTGCTCGACTTCGGTCTGGCGTGGCTGACGTCCGGCGTCGCCCCCGGGCAGTACATGCCCTCCGCTGGCACGCCGCCGTACATGTCCCCGGAGCAGTGGCGGGGCGAGAAGCAGGACGAGCGCACGGACATCTGGTCCGCCGGCGTCATGTTGTACGAGATGCTCACCGACGAGCTGCTCTACCCGAGCGCCACGCTGGAGGAGCTGCGCGCGAAGGTGGTGTCTCCCGAGCCGGTGCCCTCGGTGCGCGAGCGCCACCCGGAGGTACCCGAGGAGGTGGCGGCGTTGATCGCCGAGGCCCTGGTGAAGGATCCGCGGCGGCGCCTGCGCTCGGCCACCGAGCTGCGTGACAGGCTGCGCCGGTTGGAGGAGCGGCTGGGGCCCTGGCGCGAGGAGCCGCGCTCCCTGGCGCCTCAGCGCCGGCCGGTGACGCTGGTGTCCTGCCGGCTGGTGGGGCTGGTGGGGCTCGCCGGGATGTTGGATCCAGAGGACTTCAGTGAGCTGGAGGCCGCCTTCCAGAAGCGCTGCTCGGAGATCATCCAGGGGCATGGCGGCTCCATCACCACCTGTCTGGGAGACGAGGTGCTGGCCTGCTTCGGCTACCCGGTGGCGCGCGAGGAGGACTCGGAGCACGCGGTGCGCGCGGGCCTGGAGTTGATCGGCTCGCTGGCGGACGAGCTGCGCGAGCGCCTCGCCCACCCCTTCCTGCGTTCGCTGGCGGTGCAGGTGGGCATCCACACCGAGCTGGTGGTGTTCGACGACATCCTCCCGGAGCTGCGGGGGCGCACGCCCACCATCCAGGGCGAGGCCCCGCGCATCGCGTCCTGGCTGGCACGGCGCGCGGAGCCCGGCACGGTGGTGCTCAGTCACACCACGCACACGCTGGTGCAGCGCGGCTTCGAGTCCGAGGCGATCGGTGCGAGCACCTTCGAGGGTCTGTCCGGAGCGCGTCACATGGAGGCCTGGCGCGTGACGCACGCGCGCAAGACGGTGTTCCGGTTCGATCGGGCGCTGGTCTCCGGTGCGCTCTCCCCGCTGGTGGGCCGCCAGCGCGAGCTGAGTCAACTCCTGGGCCGCTGGGAGGCGGCGCGCGAGGGCAGGGGCTCGTTCGTGCTCGTCACGGGCGAGGCCGGCATCGGCAAGTCCCGCCTCGTCCAGGAGCTGCGCCAGCGGGTGTCTCCCGCCACCAGCATCCAACTGCGTTGCCAGTGTTGGAGCCAGTTCACCAACAGCGCCTTCCACCCCATCATCGACATGCTGCAGCACCTCTTCCGGTTGGATCCGGAAGGCTCGCCGCGTGACAACCTGACCCGGCTGGAGGCGAGCCTGGGCGCGTTCGGCATGACGTCGGAGCACATGGCCCTCATCGCCGCCTTCCTCTCGCTGCCGGTGAAGGAGAACCTGCCCGTCCTCCAGCTCTCGCCGGACCGGCAGAAGGAGCGCACCATCGAGGCGCTGGCGGCCCTGCTGCTGCGCATGGCCCGGGAGCGTCCGGTGTTCGGCGTGGTGGAGGATCTGCACTGGGCGGACCCGTCCACGCTGGAGCTGCTCGGCCACGTCCTGGGCCGGGTGGATGGGTCTCGTGTGCTGCTCGTGCTGAGCGCCCGCCCGGGCTTCCAGCACACCTGGCCCTTCCAGGAGCGGCTCCTCTCCCTGTCCCTGGACCGGCTGCCGGCGCGGCTCACCGCCACGCTGGTGCAGGAGGCGGCCGGCGGCCTCGAGCTGTCCGGGGAGCAGGTGCACCAGCTCGTGGCCAAGACGGACGGCATTCCCCTCTTCGTGGAGGAGATGACGCGCATGGTGGTGGAGGGCGGCACCCTCTCCTCCATCCCCGTCACCCTGCACGAGCTGCTGCTGGCGCGCCTGGACCGGCTGCCGGAGCGGCGCAAGGCCCTGGCCCAGGTGTGCGCGGTGGTGGGGCGCGACTTCTCCCATGCGCTGCTGGCCACGTTGACGCGGCGCGACGCCTCCGAGCTGGTGGAGGACCTGGATGCGCTGGTGGCCGCGGGGCTGCTCCAGCGCGAGGAGGAAGGAGATGGGCCCAGCTACCACTTCCGCCATGCGCTGCTCCAGGACGCGGCCTACCAGTCCCTGCTGCGCAACACCCGGCGCCAGCACCACCGGCGCATCGCCCAGGCGCTGGTGGAGCAGTTTCCCGAGGTGGTGGAGACGCAGCCGGAGTTGCTGGCCCACCACTACACGGAGGCGGGGGAGTACGAGCCGGCCATCCGTTCGTGGATGCAGGCCGGCATGCGCGCCAGCCTGCACTCGGCCAACCAGGAGGCGGTGAGCCACCTGCGGCAGGCGTTGAAGCTGCTGCGCTCCCTGCCCGACGCGGGACAGCGCATCCAGCAGGAGCTGCAGTTGCTCATCGCCCTGGGTATTCCGCTCTCGGCGGTGCAGGGCTACCGCTCGCCCGAGGTGAAGCAGACGTACGTGAGGGCGCGAGAGCTCTTCGGGCTGGTGGGGGACGCGCTGCCGGACCTGGGGCTGTCCTACTGGGGGCCCTACGCGTACTACTTCGCCCGCGCCGAGTACCGCCTGTCACACGAGCTGGCCGAGCAGCTCGTGGGGCTGGGCTCGCGTCAGCACAACCAGGAGCTGCTGGCCCTGGGCTACCGGATGATGGCCACCGACTTCTTCATCTGGGGCCGGATGAACGACGCGCGCGAGTTCGTGGAGCGCGCGGTGGCGTGCGCGAACTTCACCCTGGCGCAGCACCGCGAGCTGGCCGTGCGGCACTGGGTGGACCCGAAGTCGATGGCGCTGAGCCACGCCTCCGTCGTCCACTCCGTGCTCGGCCAGCCGGAGCGGGCGCGGCGGTACTGCGATGAGGCGCTGGCGCTGGCCGAGCGCATCGGCCATGCGCACACCCGGGCCTATGTGCTGCTCTACGCGGCCGTGTCCTGCCAGCTGCGCCACGACGCGCGGGGCACGCTCGAGCTGGCCGAGGAGTGCCACGCCCTCTCGCGCGAGCACTGGTTCCGTCTGTGGCTGGTGTGGTCGGGTCTGCTGCGCGGCTGGGCGCGCGCCGAGCTGGGGCTCCCCGAGAAGGGGCTGGAGCAGATGCGCGAGTGGCTGGGCAAGTGGCGGACCGCGGGTCTGCGGGCCGGCATGCCGCACCATCTCGGGTTGTTGGCGGAAGTGCACCTGCGGTTGGGGCATCCCCACGAGGCGTTGCTCTCGGTGCACGAGGGATTGAAGTGGGGCGAGGCGGTGGGCGAGCGCTTCTATGAGGCGGAGCTGCACCGGATCGGAGCCGAGGCCCAGCGGTCGCTGGGCCACGAGGAGGAGGCGCACGGGTGCTTCCTCGAGGCGGTGCGCGTCGCGCGCGAGCAGGGCGCCGGGGGTTACGAGCGGCACGCCCTGCTGGCCATGGGGCGCTCGCCAGCGGAGCCGGGACCCGGAGCGGAGACGCCACGGCCGGTGTGA
- a CDS encoding RNA polymerase sigma factor — translation MQLEEREKLEQEIRELCGRGEMAGAVERALEGYGQEIMRLMASVLHDYERSRDAFSLFSENLLRGLSGFRWESSFRTWAYRLARNACYQVMHAPSGREQPVSMSALPDEAMKPRSETRPWQRTSVKERFRALRESLDPQERMLLLLRVDQRLSWEEVARVMSEGEEDLTDAVLKRKAAALRQQFQRIKTHLRSLAEEEGLIASGDSSTHV, via the coding sequence ATGCAGTTGGAAGAGCGCGAGAAGCTGGAGCAGGAGATCCGTGAGCTGTGCGGCCGGGGCGAGATGGCCGGGGCCGTGGAGCGGGCCCTGGAGGGATATGGGCAGGAGATCATGCGGCTGATGGCATCCGTGCTGCACGATTACGAGCGGAGCCGGGATGCCTTCAGTCTCTTCAGCGAGAACCTGCTGCGGGGATTGTCGGGCTTTCGTTGGGAGAGCTCCTTCCGGACGTGGGCGTACCGACTGGCGCGCAACGCGTGTTACCAGGTGATGCACGCGCCCTCGGGCCGCGAGCAGCCGGTGAGCATGTCGGCGCTGCCGGACGAGGCGATGAAGCCACGCTCGGAGACACGTCCCTGGCAGCGCACCTCGGTGAAGGAGCGTTTCCGCGCGCTGCGCGAGAGTCTGGATCCCCAGGAGCGCATGTTGTTGTTGCTCCGGGTGGACCAGCGGCTGTCCTGGGAAGAGGTGGCGCGGGTGATGTCCGAGGGGGAGGAGGACCTGACGGACGCTGTGCTCAAGCGCAAGGCGGCGGCGCTCCGGCAGCAGTTCCAGCGCATCAAGACACACCTGCGCTCGCTGGCCGAGGAGGAGGGATTGATTGCCTCGGGGGACTCCTCCACGCACGTGTAG
- the sitI6 gene encoding SitI6 family double-CXXCG motif immunity protein, whose amino-acid sequence MSYFTIEQDKASGYTGYVDGTYKWALPAINCSLCKAIWGGGFAYPSVDLTPVANLANFEKSRAEPIEEYRRLSELVRPLLPPGAIPAPVTTFGPFVGWGRGRFGSFVAPVPWLLMVRREALDKLQAEGLRGLKGCRTQLRFRQRQSPELLELEILPMGRLHPDCLPPGRQPPCPRCGRDPVSLPKVRLLDSTTVTDPLDLFRLRDFSGVLVCTERFADACQRLGLDGISFQPLPVR is encoded by the coding sequence ATGAGCTACTTCACCATCGAGCAAGACAAAGCGTCGGGTTACACGGGCTACGTCGATGGCACGTACAAGTGGGCACTTCCGGCCATCAACTGCTCTCTCTGCAAGGCCATCTGGGGAGGCGGTTTCGCATACCCCTCCGTGGACCTGACCCCCGTCGCCAACCTGGCGAACTTCGAGAAATCCCGAGCCGAGCCCATCGAGGAGTACAGAAGGCTCAGTGAGTTGGTACGTCCCCTACTCCCCCCGGGAGCCATACCCGCTCCGGTAACGACTTTCGGTCCGTTCGTGGGCTGGGGCCGGGGCCGTTTCGGCTCGTTCGTAGCTCCCGTTCCCTGGTTGTTGATGGTGCGGCGCGAAGCGCTGGATAAGCTCCAGGCCGAGGGCCTGCGCGGCCTCAAGGGCTGCCGCACCCAGCTGCGGTTCCGCCAACGCCAATCACCCGAGTTGCTCGAGCTGGAAATCCTCCCCATGGGCCGCTTGCACCCGGACTGCCTGCCCCCTGGCCGTCAACCGCCCTGCCCTCGCTGCGGCCGGGACCCTGTTTCCCTGCCCAAGGTCCGCCTGCTGGACTCCACCACGGTGACAGACCCACTGGACCTGTTCCGGTTGCGGGACTTCTCTGGGGTGCTCGTCTGCACCGAGCGCTTCGCCGACGCCTGTCAGCGGCTGGGGTTGGATGGCATCAGCTTCCAACCCCTCCCCGTGCGCTGA
- a CDS encoding cold-shock protein, translating into MASGTVKWFNDAKGFGFITQDSGGPDVFCHHTAIQTDGFRTLAEGQKVEFDVKKGPKGLQAENVRPIG; encoded by the coding sequence ATGGCAAGTGGAACTGTGAAGTGGTTCAACGACGCGAAGGGCTTCGGCTTCATCACCCAGGACAGCGGGGGCCCCGACGTGTTCTGCCACCACACCGCGATCCAGACCGACGGGTTCCGCACCCTGGCCGAGGGCCAGAAGGTGGAATTCGACGTGAAGAAGGGCCCCAAGGGCCTGCAGGCCGAGAACGTTCGCCCGATCGGCTGA
- a CDS encoding DUF2809 domain-containing protein translates to MSPGTPPAPEPLPPARGRLLLLPLMLLVIALGLGSRSAMAAAYLPRFFREYAGDTLWASMVYLCLLFALPRLRVRHAAAWALGISVLVELSQLLHTPWLDALRANRFGALLLGRGFVASDLVCYAAGVVLAAGTDLLWARWRRAMPPHPVSSGTQA, encoded by the coding sequence CCCCCGAGCCACTCCCTCCCGCGCGCGGGCGGCTGCTCCTCTTACCCCTGATGCTGCTCGTCATCGCGCTGGGCCTGGGCTCGCGCTCGGCCATGGCGGCGGCGTACCTGCCGCGCTTCTTCCGGGAGTACGCGGGCGACACGTTGTGGGCCTCCATGGTCTACCTGTGCCTCCTGTTCGCCCTGCCGCGCCTCCGGGTGCGCCATGCGGCGGCCTGGGCCCTCGGCATCTCCGTGCTCGTCGAGCTCAGCCAGCTCCTCCACACGCCCTGGCTCGATGCGCTCCGCGCCAACCGCTTCGGTGCCCTCCTCCTGGGCCGCGGCTTCGTCGCCTCCGACCTGGTCTGCTACGCGGCCGGCGTGGTGCTCGCCGCGGGCACGGACCTGCTGTGGGCCCGGTGGCGCCGCGCCATGCCACCTCACCCGGTGTCGAGCGGCACCCAGGCCTGA